A window of Maioricimonas rarisocia genomic DNA:
CAGCTAAGGAATTGAACGCCTGTACGCAGTTCTGAAACTCGCAGCAGTCGGCGCAATCACGCCCACGCGGCCAACGGTTGCTCTCCCATCTGGAATCGCAGTACTTATAGGAGTGACCGGGTGCTCGCAGATCACCGCCGACAACGATCCGGCCGAGCCGGGCGAACTCTTGTGTCTCGGGTTCAGGCGAATCGTTGATGGAGTTGAACCAGGCGGTGGCTCCGGCGAGGATTCTCAGCTCCTGGGCACCTCTCTGGCGGGGTGCAAAAACTCTGTCCGCTGTCGCTTTCGGGTTGTTGTGCTGTGATTCCCAGGCTGATTCATCGCTTGCTCGTGCTCATCGCCACGGCCACGGATCGGGAGTTGGCTCAGGCACTGCAGTACCTGAAAGTCGAGAATCGGATTCTCAGAGACCGGCTTCCCAAGGCGATCCGGGTCACTCCAGCGGAGCGGCGGCAGCTGCTCAGATTTGGGACACCGTTGGGGACGGCCATCAGCGACCTCATTACCATTGTCACGCCTCGCACCTTTCGGCGTTGGGTCACGGCTGACAACAGCACCGATGCGACTTCCCGGAAGACTGGCCGGCCGGGGACCGCAGCCGAAATGCGGCAGATGATCACCAAACTGGCCCGTGAAACCGGCTGGGGTTACGGCCGCATTCAGGGGGAGTTGCGGCGGTTGGGATTTGAGCCGCCGTCGATTTCCACCATTCGGAATATTCTCAAATCCGTCGGCATCGACCCCGCTCCGCGTCGCAGTTCCGGCACCTGGTGTGACTTTCTGGCTCGTCACGCCAGTACGCTCTGGGCCTGTGATTTCTTCACCAAACAGGTCTGGACTCTCTTCGGCCCGGTGGAGATGTACCTGCTGGTCTTCATTCAGATCGAGACTCGGCAAATCTGGATTTCCCGAGGGACGCCGCATCCCGATTCTGCCTGGGTGGCTCAGCAGGCCAGAAACGCCACCATGGAGATGCAGGACCGCGAGGGCGATTCCCCTCGGTTTCTGATTCACGACCGCGACACCAAATTCACGAAGCAGTTCGATGGCATCTTCGAGTCGTCGGGTGTCAAAGTGATGAAACTCCCGATTCACAGCCCGAACCTCAACGCTCATTGCGAGCGGGTGATTCAATCGATCAAACAGGAAATCCTGGACCATTTCATCGTCTTCGGCGAACACCATCTGAATCATCTCGTGCAGGAGTACGCCAAATACTATCACCAGCTGCGGCCCCATCAGGGTATCGACAACCGTGTTCCGTTGGGGAATTCTCCTCCGTCCCCACGCCCGCCGAATCCGAACGAACTTCTCTGCCAGCACGAACTTGGTGGCGTCCTCAAGCACTACGTCCGCAAGGCGGCGTAAGACCGATCGCCACCCCTCTTCGTTCGAGCTTGTGAACGACGCTCACGATCTGCGCCGACCACGGGATCCCGCCTCCGCAGCCTTGAGGCAGGTCCCGTTCGAAGACATCCCCAGGTTGCTCTGACTCCGTCATTCCTGCTTCTTCGGCCTTCCACAACTCCCGGTTCACACCATTCACATCGTGGACAGAGTTGTTACACCCCGCGGCCCAGGGGCCGACGCCACGCGGCTGGTGGCGATCCAGAGTTCCTGCTGCCGCTCGCCGGGGCGGGGTCCCATACCCATGCTGCTGCTCCGTGACTGGAGGACGGTGCGACGGCTCGGGATTCTATCGAGTGGAGCCCAGGGAGAAAACCAACGGGCTGCTAGCCGCGTTGCAACCATTGTGCCGAACAACATTGGGCAGGAGCCTGCCCTGCACCTACTCACCTCCCGTTACTAAAACTGCAAATACAGCCATACACGAGAACTTTCCGTGTCCGCGATGAGCACATCCGTTTCACGGCGCTCGTCATTGTTGTGTAAGACAATATACTGCAAGCGCGAATTCTTGACAACAAGGGATGGCAGCGCGTCTCGGTGGATTCCAATATTAGGAGGGAGAGGCCCATGCAACCATTCGCCGCGTAATTCTGCGACCTGTTCCATCCACACTTCAAGAGCGTTGCGATCGACACCAAATCCGAGAAGTCGATATCCATCCACGCCGAATAGCCCCGTCTCGTAAATGTCGTTTCTCCTGTAATACGCATTGCTTGGAATGTCGACACCCGCATGTGTAAGAAACAGGGAAGGTTGAGGCCGCTTGAATGTCAATAGAGCACACGCCAAACACACTCCAAGGAGAATCCCCAAAAGCATACCCGATGCGAGTATTCCATAAACGGACCAGCGCAACTGCATATTAGTCACATCCTCCGGCATCATATCCTCGAACGGGAAAATCCTGCCATCCACATGTCAGCTGGGCCAGTCGTACAATTCGCACGTTTCGCTCAGCTTCGGGATCTCTTTCACCTGGAGGACGGGCATTAACATCGTACGTGTCCTCAAGCTTTACGGACCAACACAAATCACAATCCTCTGTGCAGATAAAGGACGGGATGAGCGATGCGTCTCCAAGCGCCTTGACCCACGGCGGCTGAGCCGCGAAGGAGATTCGACTCCCTTGTGGCGGCTCGTTGCCACGCTCACATTCCTCTCTAGCCCTTGCAAGCTGTTCCAGGAAATCTGCATTTCCAAAGGCAATTGCATGGACCTGCGAGCGGCTCAAATAGAATGTCCTTCCACGTCCGGTGACAAAATGCCACCACATTTCGCGTTCCTCAGCCGTATCCAATTGCTGAGAAATCAGTAGTGCCAACGCAGCGCAACGAGCGGCGAAGCCCGCAGGAGGAAGAATTCCGGACTGAGTTCCAGATGGGTCAGTGCCTGATGGTAAGAATACAAGGAAGTACTGATTCAGCCCATCGACAAACCCCAAGGGATCCACGCTGGTCCAGCGGGCGGTGATAGAACTGTAAATTCGTGCTCGGATGTAGAAGTTGCCAGTATCCGGGTCGAAATAGTATCCCAGTTGGCCGACGTAGCGGAAGGGGTTGATGGTTGTGCCAGTGGAGGCGAGGAGTTCGCCCCAAGCGTTGTATAAATACGTGTCGGTAATTGCTTCGGATGAGTCGGTGAGTTGTTGGGCGCTGCCGAGGGCGTCGAAGTGGTAGTAGCTGGGGAGCCAGACGCCGTTTGTTGTGCGGTACTGAGAGATGAGGTTGCCGTAGACGTTCGGTTCGTTCGTGTAGACCGCTTTGAGAACATCCGACTCATCGGTTTCGATGAGGTAGTTCTGGTCGTCCCACACGAACTGTGTGGTGCCGGTGGAGTCATCGAGTTGCACTCGCAAGCCTTCTGGCTCATAGAGCATCGTGTTGCGGGTGGCGTCCGGAAGCTCCACCAACGTCGTGCGGTTCTCGAAGTCCCAGGTCGTCGTGGTGCGGTCGCCTGAGGGGGCGACGACCAGTTGCTGATTGCCGTCAGCATCAAACGTGTACGTCGTGGTGCCGGAAGCATCGAGACTGGTCACCAGTTGATTGGCGGCATCGTAGGCGTAAGTTGTTCGCGCTCCATCGTCGTTCTTGAGGAGTCGGTTGCTGGTGGGGTCGTACGTGTACGTATTGCGGTAGGGACTGGTGCCACTTCGATGCTCGCCCGTCAAGCGGTAGGTGGCATCGTATGAGTAGGTGATGCGGGAGCCATCCGCCTCAGCGATGTCGGTGCGGTTCCCAGCCCGATCATACTTGTAACTGAAGCTGGAGATTGTGGTCCCGTCCGATTTCAGGTTCGCCAAACGGGTGACTTGGTTGGCGGCATCGTACGTGAACGAAGCCCGTGTGCCGTTGGCCAGTGCCTTCACAACCCTGCGGCTGGCGTCATCGTACGAGAACGTGGTCCGGTCCTCCTGCGGATTGCGGACCAGTGTGATGCGGTTGTTGGCATCGTAGGCATACGTGAACCGGCCGGCGGGCGAATCGAGCTCAGCCCGGCGAGAGAGAGAATCGTACGAATACGTCAGCACGTGGCCGGCCGGTGTGGAGACCGATCGCCGACGAGAGAGCTCATCGTACGTGGTGGTGTACCGGCCTGTGGAGTTGGCCATCATCGTGCGATCTCCGGTAGCATCGTACGAAAACGTGACCCGCGTGCCATCCGGATATTGCCTTTCCGTCAGATTTCCGCCGGCATCGTAGAGGTACGTGGTGCGGTTGCCGCGGGCGTCGGTCCGGGTGTGGCGGGTACGGTCGGCGTTGTAGGTGAAGGTCTGCCGCCGCTCCAGGGGGTCGATCTGGACGGTCTTGTTGCCAGCCGCATCATAGGTGAACGAAAACCGGTGGGCCCGCTCATCGATGAGGGAGATCGTCTGACCGACCGCATCGTAAACCGTCGTGGTACGGTCCCCCAACGCATTGATCTGGGCGATGTTCTGCCCGGCGGCATCGAACAGGCCCCGACCTTGTGGGCGTCTTGGGAGAATCAGATGCCGACGCCCTGAGCCGCGAGATCGAATTCGACATGGTCGACCTGCCAATGATGGCCAGGGACGAGCAACAGATCGTAGTGCTGAGGGGGGGACTTCATTCCCGGAGGCTGAGACGCGGCAGGGCGAATCTCAAGCGAAACGAAACTTCAGCCATGAACATCGGGGAAGAGCCCATTTGGGGGACCGCGTGCCAGGACAACATCGGGCGGTGCCTGATCTCCTGTCACTCGGCCACCTTAAAGTCCGGATTGACCGGCATCTCTTCAAATCGAGGGACGGCAACCTTTCCGAGCTCTTTCTCCAGAATCCACTTCTCAAGGTATGCAACCATAATGACAGCACGATGAAGCGGATCGTCTGCCTCGCTAGTCAGTGCCATCGCTTCTTGTGGACCATACTCCATTTCTGCCAGCGTCCGCCCCAAAGCCTCCAAAGCCCACACGGTGCCGTCCTGACTGGTC
This region includes:
- a CDS encoding integrase core domain-containing protein — protein: MLIATATDRELAQALQYLKVENRILRDRLPKAIRVTPAERRQLLRFGTPLGTAISDLITIVTPRTFRRWVTADNSTDATSRKTGRPGTAAEMRQMITKLARETGWGYGRIQGELRRLGFEPPSISTIRNILKSVGIDPAPRRSSGTWCDFLARHASTLWACDFFTKQVWTLFGPVEMYLLVFIQIETRQIWISRGTPHPDSAWVAQQARNATMEMQDREGDSPRFLIHDRDTKFTKQFDGIFESSGVKVMKLPIHSPNLNAHCERVIQSIKQEILDHFIVFGEHHLNHLVQEYAKYYHQLRPHQGIDNRVPLGNSPPSPRPPNPNELLCQHELGGVLKHYVRKAA
- a CDS encoding RHS repeat domain-containing protein, which encodes MGDRTTTVYDAVGQTISLIDERAHRFSFTYDAAGNKTVQIDPLERRQTFTYNADRTRHTRTDARGNRTTYLYDAGGNLTERQYPDGTRVTFSYDATGDRTMMANSTGRYTTTYDELSRRRSVSTPAGHVLTYSYDSLSRRAELDSPAGRFTYAYDANNRITLVRNPQEDRTTFSYDDASRRVVKALANGTRASFTYDAANQVTRLANLKSDGTTISSFSYKYDRAGNRTDIAEADGSRITYSYDATYRLTGEHRSGTSPYRNTYTYDPTSNRLLKNDDGARTTYAYDAANQLVTSLDASGTTTYTFDADGNQQLVVAPSGDRTTTTWDFENRTTLVELPDATRNTMLYEPEGLRVQLDDSTGTTQFVWDDQNYLIETDESDVLKAVYTNEPNVYGNLISQYRTTNGVWLPSYYHFDALGSAQQLTDSSEAITDTYLYNAWGELLASTGTTINPFRYVGQLGYYFDPDTGNFYIRARIYSSITARWTSVDPLGFVDGLNQYFLVFLPSGTDPSGTQSGILPPAGFAARCAALALLISQQLDTAEEREMWWHFVTGRGRTFYLSRSQVHAIAFGNADFLEQLARAREECERGNEPPQGSRISFAAQPPWVKALGDASLIPSFICTEDCDLCWSVKLEDTYDVNARPPGERDPEAERNVRIVRLAQLTCGWQDFPVRGYDAGGCD